Proteins from a genomic interval of Dasania marina DSM 21967:
- the oadA gene encoding sodium-extruding oxaloacetate decarboxylase subunit alpha: MNKPQKIAVTDVILRDAHQSLIATRMRTEDMLPICEKLDQVGYWSLEVWGGATFDACVRFLKEDPWQRLRQLRAALPNTRLQMLLRGQNLLGYRHYADDVVEAFVAKAAQNGIDVFRIFDALNDVRNLETAMKAVKKAGKHAQGTICYTTSPVHTPELFVQQAKAMCEMGADSIAIKDMAGLLTPYATYDLVKALTAEIDVPVVLHSHSTAGLAPLCQLKAIEAGASHIDTAISAFANGTSHPATEAQVAALKDSPYDTGLDLTLLSEIAEYFREVRKKYHQFESEFTREDIAVQINQVPGGMMSNLANQLKEQNALDKIQQVFTEIPQVRKDLGYPPLVTPTSQIVGTQAVYNVLAGKRYKTITNEVKRYLQGGYGAAPGEVNEELLKQAIGNESVNVGRPADLLSPELNNLRADIGDLAKSEEDVLTYAMFPDLGREFLQQRADGSLSPEALLPLEAVKDNRLKQTPASEFKIAVHGEVYDIAITGVGDHGGGKRKLYLSMDGMPEEVIFEPLNEYQHQGGDSRKLASEPGDVTTAMPGNVVEVLVKEGDSVSAGQSVLVAEAMKMEMEIHANIAGTVTAIYVAKGDRITPGEVLIAIA, from the coding sequence ATGAATAAGCCCCAAAAAATTGCCGTCACCGATGTGATACTGCGTGATGCCCACCAATCACTTATCGCCACCCGCATGCGCACCGAAGACATGTTGCCCATATGCGAAAAGTTAGACCAAGTAGGCTATTGGTCGCTAGAAGTGTGGGGCGGTGCAACCTTTGATGCCTGCGTGCGTTTTTTAAAAGAAGACCCATGGCAGCGTTTACGGCAGCTGCGTGCTGCCCTGCCCAACACCCGTTTGCAAATGTTACTGCGCGGCCAAAACCTACTGGGTTACCGCCATTATGCCGATGATGTAGTCGAGGCCTTTGTGGCTAAAGCCGCGCAAAATGGCATAGACGTCTTCCGCATATTCGACGCCCTCAACGATGTGCGCAACCTAGAAACCGCCATGAAAGCGGTAAAAAAAGCCGGCAAACATGCACAGGGCACTATTTGTTACACCACCAGCCCGGTGCACACGCCCGAATTATTTGTGCAACAAGCTAAGGCTATGTGCGAAATGGGTGCTGATTCTATAGCAATTAAAGATATGGCGGGCCTGCTTACCCCCTACGCAACCTATGACTTGGTTAAAGCCTTAACCGCCGAGATCGACGTGCCGGTGGTATTACACAGCCACTCCACCGCAGGCCTAGCGCCGTTGTGCCAGCTAAAAGCCATAGAGGCCGGTGCCAGCCATATAGACACCGCGATATCGGCCTTTGCCAATGGCACTAGCCACCCGGCTACCGAAGCGCAAGTGGCCGCCTTAAAAGACAGCCCCTACGATACTGGTTTGGACCTAACGCTGCTCAGTGAAATTGCGGAATACTTTAGAGAGGTGCGCAAAAAATATCACCAATTCGAAAGTGAATTTACCCGTGAAGACATCGCCGTGCAGATTAACCAAGTGCCCGGCGGCATGATGTCTAACCTCGCCAACCAGCTCAAAGAGCAAAACGCGTTGGATAAAATTCAGCAGGTATTTACCGAAATCCCTCAGGTGCGTAAAGACCTAGGCTACCCGCCGCTGGTAACACCCACCTCGCAAATAGTAGGCACCCAAGCGGTTTACAATGTGCTGGCAGGTAAGCGCTACAAAACCATTACCAACGAAGTGAAGCGCTATTTGCAGGGTGGCTATGGTGCCGCGCCCGGCGAGGTTAATGAAGAGCTACTCAAACAAGCCATAGGTAACGAAAGCGTTAATGTAGGCCGCCCCGCCGACTTACTCAGCCCCGAGCTTAATAACCTGCGTGCCGACATAGGCGACTTGGCTAAGTCAGAAGAGGACGTGCTCACCTATGCCATGTTCCCCGACCTAGGCCGTGAGTTTTTACAGCAGCGTGCCGATGGCAGCTTAAGCCCCGAAGCGTTGTTACCGCTAGAGGCCGTAAAAGATAACAGGCTAAAACAAACCCCTGCCTCGGAATTTAAAATTGCGGTACACGGTGAAGTCTATGATATTGCTATCACGGGCGTGGGCGATCACGGTGGCGGCAAGCGCAAACTGTATTTATCCATGGATGGCATGCCCGAAGAAGTCATCTTCGAGCCGTTAAACGAATACCAGCATCAAGGGGGCGATAGCCGCAAGCTTGCCAGTGAGCCCGGCGACGTCACCACCGCTATGCCTGGCAACGTGGTAGAGGTGCTGGTGAAAGAAGGCGACAGCGTTAGCGCGGGGCAATCGGTGCTGGTGGCCGAAGCCATGAAAATGGAAATGGAGATACACGCCAATATCGCCGGCACTGTCACCGCCATATACGTAGCCAAAGGCGATAGAATAACACCCGGTGAAGTATTAATAGCAATAGCGTAA